One window of the Dreissena polymorpha isolate Duluth1 chromosome 5, UMN_Dpol_1.0, whole genome shotgun sequence genome contains the following:
- the LOC127880999 gene encoding neuropeptide Y receptor type 6-like isoform X2, translated as MTTQTLWNTSQITYKSPTENGSSSLKTSVSLVMTMSSHLLEISTASFPTASVDYKDPKGSSDNTVFGENGNEMSANDSYYNPDYEDYMYEAFAFERPIYLFIWEILVIITALVNVLVIIVLLRKKVRNPTNMILAAIAIADTLTGLVTLPTYIIVYQNFEKATGPEHYSDVLTNETETSADMYNDENINMAYGTIDRSVDAYKLSKSLCTWFMLSKFFFSKLFHTCSIFLTLFLGIQRFVSVAYPFFAGKIFTSRTVHITCVCIFILSPLIHIYHLFDEKAINGFCQWEIDDCKEDCVYLWAVFFIRHFIPIALLFIFTILFIIELRKTKLVVAAGSREQVARRDSENIRITKIVISILIVFLLPEIPYGGFLMMSVINKHTGAFFHLETNRAIHAAYEIALVVSFHVNFYIYTFLNRRFRSELKRTVLYPIRRVMGDQYRWSVSSGTPNSRKTAQSSLVSRSATRLRSMDHNKLGREAHQISQTDSVDNTETRVTNASNSIDNSSNK; from the coding sequence ATGACGACCCAGACGCTATGGAATACGTCACAAATCACCTACAAATCACCTACCGAGAATGGTTCGTCGTCATTGAAAACATCTGTCTCATTAGTTATGACGAtgtcttcacatttgttggagaTTTCGACTGCATCATTTCCCACCGCTTCGGTTGATTACAAAGATCCAAAAGGCTCTTCAGATAACACGGTTTTTGgtgaaaacggaaatgaaatgTCAGCTAACGATTCCTATTATAATCCAGACTATGAAGACTACATGTATGAAGCATTTGCCTTTGAGAGACCGATTTATCTATTTATTTGGGAGATCTTGGTCATCATAACGGCCCTCGTCAACGTCCTAGTGATCATTGTGCTGTTACGAAAGAAAGTGCGTAACCCCACCAACATGATTCTTGCAGCGATTGCAATAGCCGACACACTTACTGGATTGGTAACACTACCGACGTATATAATTGTATATCAGAACTTTGAAAAAGCAACTGGTCCTGAACATTATTCTGATGTATTGACAAATGAAACCGAAACTTCGGCTGACATGTATAACGACGAGAACATAAATATGGCTTACGGGACAATAGATAGGTCAGTGGACGCATACAAATTGTCGAAAAGCTTATGTACATGGTTTATGCTGTCAAAGTTCTTCTTTTCAAAGTTATTTCACACGTGTTCAATATTCTTGACGCTGTTTCTTGGTATTCAACGTTTCGTTTCTGTTGCATACCCGTTCTTTGCTGGAAAAATCTTTACAAGTAGAACAGTCCACATTACATGTGTTTGCATCTTCATTCTATCTCCGTTGATTCATATATACCACCTCTTCGACGAAAAGGCTATAAATGGCTTCTGCCAATGGGAAATAGACGATTGTAAAGAAGATTGTGTGTACCTGTGGGCCGTTTTCTTCATTCGTCACTTTATTCCTATTGCTCTTCTTTTTATCTTTACCATCCTGTTCATCATTGAACTTCGAAAGACCAAATTAGTCGTAGCAGCCGGCAGCCGAGAACAGGTTGCTCGACGAGATTCAGAAAACATACGAATAACGAAAATCGTCATTTCAATCTTAATCGTCTTTCTGTTACCGGAAATTCCTTACGGAGGATTTCTGATGATGTCCGTAATAAATAAACACACGGGTGCATTTTTTCATTTGGAAACAAACCGGGCAATTCATGCGGCGTACGAGATAGCTCTGGTCGTCTCCTTCCATGTCAATTTCTACATCTACACATTTCTGAACAGACGATTTCGCTCAGAACTGAAACGAACAGTCCTGTATCCGATTCGACGGGTCATGGGCGACCAATACAGATGGTCGGTGTCTTCAGGCACCCCTAACAGCAgaaaaacagcgcaatcaagttTGGTATCAAGGTCAGCGACTCGCCTGCGTTCGATGGACcataacaaacttggtagagaggCGCACCAAATTTCACAAACGGACAGCGTAGACAATACTGAGACAAGAGTAACGAACGCCAGCAATTCAATTGATAATTCTAGTAACAAATAG